In one window of Pseudochaenichthys georgianus chromosome 5, fPseGeo1.2, whole genome shotgun sequence DNA:
- the LOC117446396 gene encoding LOW QUALITY PROTEIN: fibronectin type III domain-containing protein 11-like (The sequence of the model RefSeq protein was modified relative to this genomic sequence to represent the inferred CDS: inserted 2 bases in 1 codon), with the protein MHRKLRLLQRSSFYLEIRLDEVPAAEGQQPLDTAVSSLTDERRLQRAMALGRTQVTLLLTVMGQLYQVITRSCRELEAFIMKYKQGLMDSDMAASMQQKIQQTRQHVHDFDTRLTRNCGPLNLQNQLASNIGNLHTLQLSALVSFKMPVIFXFWEVACVSSKELYQMFEIHIERCHPTTADNAKLIYACQSYDLQLSLLEPDRNYKFSIIRVNAVNLLYGLWMDSIILKTLDISK; encoded by the exons ATGCACAGAAAGCTGCGGCTTTTGCAGAGAAGCTCGTTCTACTTAGAGATCCGACTGGATGAAGTGCCAGCTGCAGAGGGGCAGCAGCCTCTGGACACTGCAGTGTCCTCTCTGACTGACGAGCGGAGGCTGCAGCGGGCCATGGCTCTGGGCCGGACCCAGGTCACGCTCCTGCTCACTGTGATGGGACAGCTGTACCAAGTGATCACCAGGAGCTGCCGGGAGCTGGAGGCCTTCATCATGAAGTATAAACAGGGTTTGATGGACAGTGACATGGCAGCTTCCATGCAGCAGAAGATCCAGCAAACGCGGCAGCACGTGCACGATTTTGATACCAGATTGACTCGGAATTGTGGCCCACTAAACCTGCAGAACCAGCTTGCCTCAAATATAGGCAACCTTCACACTCTCCAGCTTAGTGCATTGGTTTCCTTCAAGATGCCGGTGATTTT GTTCTGGGAAGTTGCATGCGTATCGTCTAAGGAGCTGTACCAAATGTTTGAGATCCACATAGAAAGATGTCATCCAACTACTGCTGACAATGCCAAACTTATATATGCATGCCAGTCGTATGACCTACAGCTCAGCCTCCTTGAACCTGACAGGAACTATAAGTTCTCTATCATAAGAGTAAATGCTGTAAACTTGCTGTATGGACTGTGGATGGACAGCATTATCCTGAAGACCTTGGATATTTCCAAGTAA